The proteins below come from a single Streptomyces sp. M92 genomic window:
- a CDS encoding APC family permease: MADSEELHTGTSERQLRQGALGTTGITLIVLSAAAPLTVMAGIAPLSILLGGIGAPSGYMVAAVVMGLFAVGFLAMTKYVERPGAFYAYVERGLGRRAGSGAGLLALLAYNGIQISGYAILGSSSDLVLRTFFGMHVHWAVPAVLGVGLVWALGYWGVEVGARVLGVLLGAEAVVLALVAGSIVVQGGANGLALESFHPSHTFTAGMAAALTVCFGSFLGFESTAVYRSEARDPDRSVPRATVAALAFLGVFYTFVLWSIIQAFGPEGSVSVATEYTRDMYYIAAERYTGAWIADVMKVLILTSVIASALAFHNTVNRYTHSLSVQGMLPAALSRVHPVHRSPSTAGAWQSLLAIVVIIGFAATGSDPYRTMLIWLNTPGIIGVVLLQAITALAVVVFFWRNPGLPRRSPILGVALVSLVLMTSVTAVLIRYTDILTGAGWATNAVLVGLVFVVLLLGFLRPAPRFEE; this comes from the coding sequence ATGGCCGACTCCGAAGAGCTGCACACGGGCACTTCCGAAAGGCAGCTGAGGCAAGGGGCCCTCGGCACCACCGGGATCACCCTCATAGTTCTGTCTGCCGCCGCACCGCTCACCGTGATGGCCGGCATTGCTCCACTCAGTATCCTGCTCGGCGGCATTGGCGCTCCTTCAGGCTATATGGTCGCCGCCGTGGTCATGGGCCTGTTCGCGGTGGGGTTCCTTGCGATGACCAAGTACGTCGAACGTCCTGGCGCCTTCTACGCCTATGTGGAGCGGGGACTGGGTCGACGGGCCGGTTCGGGGGCCGGGCTGCTGGCCCTGCTGGCGTACAACGGTATCCAGATCAGCGGCTACGCCATTCTGGGCAGCTCCTCCGACCTCGTCCTACGCACCTTCTTCGGGATGCACGTGCACTGGGCAGTCCCCGCGGTGCTGGGCGTGGGGCTGGTGTGGGCCCTCGGGTACTGGGGCGTCGAGGTCGGGGCCCGGGTACTCGGGGTGCTGCTGGGAGCCGAAGCCGTCGTCCTGGCCCTGGTGGCCGGGTCCATCGTCGTCCAGGGGGGCGCGAACGGCCTCGCCCTGGAGTCGTTCCACCCCTCGCACACCTTCACCGCTGGTATGGCGGCCGCCCTGACGGTGTGCTTCGGTTCTTTCCTCGGCTTCGAGTCCACGGCCGTGTACCGGTCGGAGGCACGCGATCCCGACCGGTCCGTGCCCCGGGCCACTGTGGCGGCACTCGCTTTCCTCGGCGTCTTCTACACCTTTGTGCTGTGGAGCATCATCCAGGCCTTCGGGCCCGAGGGCTCGGTCTCCGTCGCTACCGAGTACACGCGGGACATGTACTACATCGCTGCCGAGCGTTATACGGGGGCCTGGATCGCGGACGTCATGAAGGTACTCATTCTCACCAGTGTGATTGCCTCAGCGCTGGCTTTCCACAACACGGTGAACCGTTACACCCACTCCCTGTCCGTACAGGGAATGCTGCCTGCCGCTCTGTCGCGAGTGCATCCTGTTCACCGTTCGCCGTCCACCGCCGGGGCGTGGCAGAGCCTGCTGGCCATTGTGGTCATCATCGGTTTCGCGGCGACGGGCAGCGATCCCTACAGGACCATGCTGATCTGGCTGAACACGCCAGGCATCATCGGTGTTGTGCTCCTTCAGGCGATCACGGCCCTCGCCGTCGTGGTGTTCTTCTGGCGCAATCCGGGGCTTCCCCGTAGATCGCCGATACTGGGGGTGGCGCTGGTGTCACTGGTGCTGATGACCAGTGTGACGGCAGTCCTGATTCGCTATACGGACATCCTCACCGGCGCTGGCTGGGCAACCAACGCCGTGCTTGTCGGGCTGGTTTTCGTCGTCCTGCTGCTCGGATTTTTGCGACCGGCGCCTCGTTTCGAGGAGTGA
- a CDS encoding LuxR family transcriptional regulator, whose protein sequence is MIISGDQGLGKTRFLESASQYSVKAGLEVIRLKASGLSVISLRCLLDDLLDAPTLERFADRWSDWVDFYHPGDNAKGPVLLALDDVDGFGSTMWAVPAVRSVGRRLGRPLVVLMSCTHDSRDWFQTDDDSQAQQLTDSTVAVVRCRLLPLPREAIEQIAAEALGMRPSREIMDICSHAGGVPARLMPLLDGVIEAGVIQGADGAARLAPKGVLPPQAWSLALAQFTGLSSGTRQMVDVGSVLGRSFSLRTLSFALGRTELNLLPSIREARDAGVLVEDDSCVSFTDALVWHAARENVPIPVRGAILREVGRRLLITGETDAFGDEYLLRAARLGDRLAAAGLPDALMRRAKTDPVTAAELAAQALQLPLMGKEAQLGLWQIRVDGLIFSGRVVDAMECLANALEQPLEPEAVDVLRIRLPLLQVFSGNVEAAAELHRLLERSDSPHAQEWGTLLADRLSHRTRDACLEQRFGLKPASRTHPDELTGRRLLGSSQAWCDGRVQRSLDLLGEDAGASAMRICNGQIPPFLTRVTRIQYLVSLRQFADAETELRAVVADIEEHGSHGWRAATESLRALLALEQGDTETAVEAATAGLDLAERYGAGMLALLAHAVLTIASLRRMQLLSARKHTEMLGDPLSIDRSGGVTQPALWAVLMMAEANDGPRAATALAERLLSERVTPCAMLLFAPYAAPWLVRTALAAERPEFAARTVAAAQSLAEGNRNWPVVAAAADHARWLLGGDANALQLTADLHRDPWARAQLEEDLGRATEDRNIAVRHLQRAAQTYARAGASRDAARVRQSLRSQGVRRRHWKNASRPDTGWAALTDTERAVAHLVAAGMTNRQAAQQMFLSPHTVNFHLRNIYRKLEIASRVNLAAIVTTRREGVQGVSRNYWSSDQPLPLDAASGE, encoded by the coding sequence ATGATCATATCCGGCGATCAAGGTCTGGGAAAGACAAGGTTTCTGGAATCTGCATCCCAGTACTCCGTCAAGGCCGGGTTGGAGGTCATCCGACTGAAGGCATCCGGTTTATCTGTGATTTCTCTTCGGTGCCTACTCGACGACCTGCTTGACGCACCCACATTGGAGCGGTTCGCCGACCGCTGGTCCGATTGGGTTGACTTCTATCACCCTGGCGACAACGCGAAAGGACCCGTTTTGCTCGCGCTCGACGACGTGGACGGGTTCGGATCCACCATGTGGGCTGTGCCGGCCGTCCGTAGCGTCGGGCGCCGGCTGGGCCGACCTCTCGTCGTCCTGATGTCATGCACACACGACTCCCGGGACTGGTTCCAGACCGATGACGACTCACAGGCTCAGCAACTCACTGACTCGACCGTGGCTGTGGTCCGCTGCCGACTGCTGCCGCTGCCGCGTGAGGCGATCGAACAGATCGCCGCCGAGGCGCTGGGCATGCGCCCCAGTCGCGAGATCATGGACATCTGCAGCCACGCTGGTGGTGTACCTGCCCGGCTCATGCCGCTCCTGGACGGTGTCATTGAAGCAGGCGTCATCCAGGGGGCGGATGGTGCCGCCCGGCTCGCCCCGAAAGGAGTACTGCCGCCCCAGGCGTGGTCGTTGGCCCTCGCTCAGTTCACGGGCCTGTCCTCCGGCACTCGTCAGATGGTCGACGTCGGGTCGGTCTTGGGGCGGTCCTTCAGCCTGCGAACGCTCTCATTTGCTCTTGGCCGCACTGAGCTGAACCTGCTTCCCTCTATCCGGGAGGCTCGGGATGCGGGAGTGCTTGTCGAGGATGATTCCTGTGTCTCCTTCACGGACGCACTCGTCTGGCACGCTGCACGGGAGAACGTGCCCATTCCGGTGAGAGGTGCCATTCTGCGAGAGGTCGGCCGCCGACTTCTCATCACCGGCGAAACGGATGCTTTTGGTGACGAATATCTGCTGCGTGCGGCCCGGCTCGGTGACCGCCTCGCCGCGGCGGGCCTCCCCGACGCACTGATGCGTCGGGCAAAGACGGATCCTGTCACCGCCGCTGAACTTGCCGCGCAAGCACTGCAGTTGCCGCTCATGGGCAAGGAAGCACAGCTGGGGCTGTGGCAGATCAGGGTGGACGGACTAATCTTCAGCGGCCGCGTGGTGGACGCCATGGAGTGTCTGGCCAACGCCCTTGAGCAGCCTCTGGAGCCGGAGGCGGTCGACGTGCTGCGGATCAGGCTCCCCCTCCTGCAGGTGTTCAGCGGCAATGTCGAGGCCGCAGCGGAGCTTCACCGACTACTGGAGCGGTCCGACTCGCCCCACGCGCAGGAGTGGGGAACCCTGCTGGCCGACCGTCTGTCCCACCGGACCAGGGACGCATGCTTGGAGCAGCGCTTCGGGTTGAAACCCGCGTCCAGGACTCATCCCGATGAGTTGACCGGCCGCAGGCTTCTGGGAAGCTCCCAAGCCTGGTGCGACGGGCGCGTCCAAAGGAGTCTCGACCTGCTGGGTGAGGACGCCGGGGCCAGTGCCATGCGGATTTGCAACGGCCAGATCCCCCCGTTCTTGACCAGAGTGACGCGCATCCAGTACCTGGTCAGTCTACGGCAGTTCGCCGATGCCGAAACGGAACTAAGGGCGGTTGTCGCGGACATCGAGGAGCACGGCAGCCACGGGTGGCGCGCCGCCACCGAAAGCCTGCGGGCACTGCTGGCCCTTGAGCAGGGGGACACCGAGACAGCCGTGGAAGCCGCCACGGCAGGGCTCGACCTTGCCGAGCGCTACGGCGCGGGTATGCTCGCCCTCCTCGCCCATGCGGTCCTCACGATTGCTTCGCTGCGCCGCATGCAATTGCTGTCTGCCCGTAAGCACACCGAGATGCTTGGCGATCCGCTGTCGATCGACCGCTCCGGTGGGGTGACACAGCCTGCCCTATGGGCGGTTCTCATGATGGCTGAGGCGAACGATGGCCCTCGGGCCGCGACAGCGCTCGCCGAGCGACTGCTCTCCGAGAGAGTCACACCGTGCGCCATGCTTCTCTTCGCCCCCTATGCGGCACCTTGGCTGGTGCGTACCGCCCTGGCCGCGGAGCGGCCCGAGTTCGCTGCCCGCACTGTGGCCGCCGCGCAGTCCTTGGCCGAGGGAAACCGGAACTGGCCCGTTGTCGCTGCGGCAGCGGATCATGCGCGGTGGCTGCTGGGCGGTGACGCCAATGCTCTCCAACTCACCGCCGACCTGCACCGGGATCCGTGGGCGCGGGCACAGCTGGAGGAGGATCTGGGTAGGGCGACCGAGGATCGGAATATCGCTGTACGTCATCTGCAAAGGGCTGCCCAGACCTATGCGAGGGCCGGGGCGTCTCGAGACGCAGCGCGAGTCCGCCAAAGCCTGCGGAGCCAAGGTGTGCGCCGACGGCACTGGAAGAATGCCAGCCGGCCGGACACGGGATGGGCGGCGCTCACCGATACCGAGCGGGCTGTCGCGCACCTTGTTGCAGCAGGAATGACAAATCGTCAGGCGGCACAACAGATGTTTCTCTCACCCCACACCGTCAATTTCCACCTCCGCAACATTTACCGGAAACTCGAGATAGCATCACGCGTCAATCTTGCGGCAATAGTCACGACAAGGCGAGAAGGTGTTCAGGGGGTGTCCCGTAACTACTGGTCAAGTGACCAACCGTTACCGTTGGATGCCGCCTCGGGTGAGTGA
- a CDS encoding DUF6039 family protein, which translates to MSECFQTGHRSGDGLGARNGHFLYEEALGTSDRIHWLIHTESLASYYSLIDMRAWTEDDVRDVYSKEWIAAEKGGGTWDRMFIDATLIDLALTPQHWGM; encoded by the coding sequence GTGAGTGAGTGTTTTCAGACTGGCCACCGATCGGGTGATGGCCTCGGTGCCCGCAACGGACACTTCCTGTACGAGGAGGCGCTCGGCACCTCCGACCGCATCCACTGGCTCATCCACACGGAGTCGCTAGCGTCCTACTACTCGCTGATCGACATGCGGGCGTGGACGGAGGACGACGTCCGGGACGTTTACTCGAAGGAGTGGATCGCCGCGGAGAAGGGCGGCGGCACCTGGGACCGCATGTTCATCGACGCGACGCTGATCGACCTCGCGCTGACACCGCAGCACTGGGGCATGTAG
- a CDS encoding nucleoside hydrolase has translation MPTPIILDCDPGHDDAMAILLAVGDPRVDLKAVTTSAGNQTVEKTALNARRMCCLAKAFDVPVAAGYPKPLTGKLLIGDDVHGETGLDGWDFPEPEVPLHSAHAVDLIHNLLSDSPEPLTLVVTGPQTNIAGLLALHPQDKDKIKEIVCMGGATHRGNTLPYSEYNILVDPEAAHEVLASGIPMTYCGLNVTHQAPVTREVLQRIADVGTHISKASAALLEFRSSTYDQIWDLPDAPLHDPVAIARVLDASLVECVEAPVSIELRGEFTRGATVIDLYGVTGRTPNAQVATRLDTERFWDVFMTALTALG, from the coding sequence GTGCCCACCCCCATCATTCTGGACTGCGATCCCGGCCACGACGACGCGATGGCCATCCTGCTCGCCGTCGGCGATCCCCGCGTGGACCTGAAGGCGGTCACCACCAGCGCGGGCAACCAGACCGTGGAGAAAACAGCCCTGAACGCACGACGCATGTGCTGTCTCGCCAAAGCCTTCGACGTGCCCGTCGCCGCCGGATACCCCAAGCCGCTCACCGGCAAGCTGCTGATCGGCGACGACGTACACGGCGAAACCGGCCTGGACGGCTGGGACTTCCCGGAACCGGAGGTGCCGCTCCACTCCGCACATGCCGTGGACCTCATCCACAACCTGCTGTCCGACAGCCCCGAACCCCTCACCCTGGTGGTCACCGGCCCCCAGACGAACATCGCCGGACTCCTCGCCCTCCACCCGCAGGACAAAGACAAGATCAAGGAAATCGTGTGCATGGGAGGCGCCACGCACCGCGGCAACACCCTGCCCTACTCGGAGTACAACATCCTGGTCGACCCCGAGGCCGCCCACGAGGTCCTCGCCAGCGGCATCCCCATGACCTACTGCGGCCTCAACGTCACGCACCAGGCGCCCGTCACCCGCGAGGTACTGCAGCGGATCGCCGACGTGGGCACCCACATCAGCAAGGCGTCGGCAGCCCTCCTCGAATTCCGTTCCAGCACCTACGACCAGATCTGGGATCTGCCCGACGCACCGCTGCACGACCCCGTCGCCATCGCCCGTGTGCTCGATGCAAGCCTCGTGGAATGCGTCGAGGCCCCCGTCTCGATCGAACTGCGCGGCGAATTCACCCGCGGCGCAACCGTGATCGACCTCTACGGTGTCACGGGGAGGACCCCCAACGCCCAGGTGGCGACACGTCTGGACACCGAGCGGTTCTGGGATGTGTTCATGACGGCGCTCACCGCTCTGGGCTGA
- a CDS encoding MFS transporter: protein MPVSPTPTPGARLLTALAGAQLLVALDFSIIYVALPDIGTSLHFSAVALQWIVSAYAIFFAGFLLLGGQLADVFGAGRVYLTAQLLFAASSIGAALSSSAAILIAARVGQGVAAALLVPATLGLLSAAYPAGPERDRAVSVWGTTGAVGLALGVTAGGGILAVTSWQWIFWINIPIVAVCLLAAGNAVRSATAGARAPVATTATLSACAAVVALVLAFTELSRAQPALPIVAAALAVAILAGGLLTLGQNRLRPLVPRPLLRVRALQVACLVAALYMASFGAEFYLVTLYLQEVRDYSALAAGMAFLPLAGAITVGNTVAGRVAGRLPLGRLLSTAFLTGAAGLLVLALAVGTEGGYVPGILPGLLLSGLGQGMAFTGMFITGTRDLPPASNATGSALVTTAQYIGGSIGLALLVLLHGEQPTALDFVRTFCVTAVIATAAAPSALLLLIRTGRESAPVSRPDQPSQHRTGGHR, encoded by the coding sequence GTGCCCGTTTCTCCCACCCCGACGCCGGGTGCCCGCTTACTGACGGCGTTGGCCGGGGCACAGCTGCTGGTGGCGCTCGACTTCTCGATCATCTACGTCGCGCTGCCCGACATCGGAACGAGTCTCCACTTCTCCGCGGTCGCACTGCAGTGGATCGTGAGCGCGTACGCGATCTTCTTCGCCGGCTTCCTGCTGCTGGGAGGGCAGCTGGCGGACGTCTTCGGCGCCGGCCGGGTCTACCTCACCGCTCAGCTGCTCTTCGCCGCCTCCTCGATCGGTGCCGCACTCTCCTCTTCCGCCGCGATACTGATCGCCGCACGTGTCGGACAAGGGGTGGCCGCAGCCCTGCTGGTGCCGGCAACGCTGGGTCTGCTCAGCGCCGCCTACCCAGCAGGACCGGAGCGCGACCGGGCCGTGAGCGTGTGGGGCACCACGGGCGCGGTCGGCCTCGCCCTCGGTGTCACCGCCGGCGGAGGCATCCTCGCGGTGACCTCCTGGCAGTGGATCTTCTGGATCAACATCCCCATCGTGGCGGTCTGCCTGCTCGCCGCCGGCAACGCGGTCCGTTCCGCCACAGCCGGGGCACGGGCTCCCGTCGCCACCACGGCCACGCTCTCGGCCTGCGCCGCGGTCGTGGCCCTGGTCCTGGCCTTCACGGAACTCTCCCGCGCCCAGCCCGCCCTCCCCATCGTCGCCGCCGCACTGGCGGTGGCGATCCTGGCCGGAGGACTCCTCACACTCGGCCAGAACAGACTCAGGCCGCTGGTCCCCCGCCCCCTGCTGCGCGTACGTGCCCTCCAAGTGGCCTGTCTGGTCGCGGCGTTGTACATGGCGAGCTTCGGAGCCGAGTTCTACCTCGTCACCCTGTACCTCCAAGAGGTAAGGGACTACAGCGCGCTCGCCGCAGGCATGGCCTTCCTCCCGCTGGCCGGCGCCATCACCGTGGGGAACACAGTGGCCGGCCGGGTCGCCGGCCGACTGCCCCTGGGGCGGCTGCTGTCCACGGCCTTCCTCACCGGCGCGGCCGGCCTCCTGGTGCTCGCCCTGGCCGTCGGCACCGAGGGCGGATACGTGCCGGGCATTCTGCCGGGACTGCTGCTCAGCGGTCTGGGACAGGGGATGGCGTTCACCGGAATGTTCATCACCGGGACCCGCGACCTCCCGCCGGCAAGCAACGCCACCGGGAGCGCCCTGGTGACAACCGCGCAGTACATCGGCGGCTCCATCGGCCTGGCGCTGCTGGTCCTGCTCCACGGAGAGCAGCCGACAGCCCTCGACTTCGTCCGGACGTTCTGCGTCACCGCGGTCATCGCCACGGCGGCCGCACCGTCGGCACTGCTGCTCCTCATCCGTACCGGGCGCGAGTCCGCCCCGGTGTCCCGACCAGACCAGCCTTCCCAGCACAGGACCGGAGGTCATCGATGA
- a CDS encoding NCS2 family permease, with the protein MTTPERPGLRPELLPREPEPSHGAVDRYFSLSARGSTWRREIFAGISTFLALSYIVVVNPAVLSQGGIPHAAAFFATAAVGSLATMAMGLWARLPFAVAPGMEMNAMIAFSVVGTLAYTWPEALGMVFWSGIAMLAVSLLRLRDAVISAIPPQMRSALAAAVGTFIGLIGLQIAHLVTTSDGRLSGLGDWTGPPAIALYIGLAVALLLDALGARAAAVLGGIAAAALCALAGISTDAVHDGVHGSGAALLRFDLTVIADPRAWSIVLVLFALDFFGSIAKVVGLTAHTPIQDGNGQVPGMRQALLVDAGATVAGSAAGSSSFVAFVESAVGIRAGARTGIAAIVTGLLLFSCLFLGPLLAHVPVEATTGALVFVAVKMLTAPRSGGANRLGLAVTVTAVGVTIATLAIDQAMAAAFIVTTAASALSRRRPHPALWAATLVLTASVLLQYLNL; encoded by the coding sequence GTGACCACGCCTGAGCGCCCAGGGCTGCGCCCGGAACTGCTTCCACGCGAACCCGAGCCCAGCCACGGAGCCGTCGACCGGTACTTCTCCCTGAGCGCGCGGGGCTCCACCTGGCGCCGTGAAATCTTCGCCGGGATATCGACGTTCCTGGCACTCTCCTACATCGTGGTCGTCAACCCGGCCGTCCTCAGTCAGGGAGGCATTCCCCACGCTGCCGCCTTCTTCGCGACGGCTGCGGTCGGTAGTCTCGCCACCATGGCCATGGGATTGTGGGCCCGGCTCCCCTTCGCGGTGGCACCCGGCATGGAGATGAATGCGATGATCGCCTTCTCCGTGGTGGGCACCCTCGCCTACACCTGGCCCGAGGCGTTGGGAATGGTGTTCTGGTCCGGCATCGCGATGCTGGCCGTGTCCCTGCTGCGGCTGCGTGACGCCGTGATCAGCGCCATCCCTCCGCAGATGCGTTCGGCACTCGCCGCCGCGGTCGGCACGTTCATCGGCCTCATCGGCCTGCAGATCGCCCACCTCGTCACCACGTCCGACGGGCGGCTGTCCGGCCTGGGCGACTGGACGGGGCCACCGGCCATCGCCCTGTACATCGGCCTCGCCGTCGCCCTGCTCCTGGACGCCCTGGGAGCCCGTGCCGCGGCGGTTCTGGGCGGCATCGCGGCTGCCGCACTCTGCGCCCTCGCGGGCATCAGCACCGACGCCGTTCACGACGGCGTCCACGGCAGCGGGGCCGCGCTGCTCCGCTTCGACCTCACCGTCATCGCCGATCCGAGGGCGTGGAGCATCGTCCTGGTGCTGTTCGCCCTCGACTTCTTCGGCAGCATCGCGAAAGTGGTGGGCCTGACGGCGCACACCCCCATACAGGACGGCAACGGTCAGGTGCCCGGTATGCGTCAGGCGCTGCTTGTCGACGCCGGCGCCACCGTCGCCGGATCCGCAGCCGGATCATCCAGCTTCGTGGCCTTCGTGGAGAGCGCAGTCGGCATCCGCGCCGGCGCCCGCACCGGGATCGCGGCAATCGTCACCGGACTGCTCCTGTTCTCCTGCCTGTTCCTCGGACCGCTCCTTGCCCATGTCCCTGTGGAAGCCACCACCGGTGCTCTGGTCTTCGTAGCGGTCAAGATGCTCACCGCACCCCGCTCGGGTGGAGCGAACCGCCTGGGCCTGGCCGTGACAGTGACCGCCGTGGGCGTCACCATCGCCACCCTCGCGATCGATCAGGCCATGGCCGCGGCTTTCATCGTGACCACGGCCGCGAGCGCACTGAGCCGCCGCCGTCCGCATCCTGCTCTGTGGGCGGCGACGTTGGTCCTCACGGCCAGTGTCCTTCTGCAATACCTCAACCTCTGA
- a CDS encoding HD domain-containing protein, with amino-acid sequence MPNDDSPLLAESVRQPDGTPERLRHQIDFIIEVDRLKDIFRQSPLLAANRKENDAEHSWHLALMTLVLAEYADEPIDTSKVLALVVLHDLVEIYAGDTFLYDTAAAADQEAREQQAADRLFALLPPDQRDHFRSLWDEFEERSTPEARFAKAMDRLQPLLLNYGNRGGTWRTPGVTEKDVLARKSVIKDASADLWQYAQDLIHTGAANGWVPRADPST; translated from the coding sequence ATGCCCAACGATGACTCCCCCCTGCTCGCCGAATCGGTCCGGCAGCCCGACGGCACCCCCGAAAGGCTGCGCCACCAGATCGACTTCATCATCGAGGTGGACCGGCTCAAGGACATCTTCCGGCAGAGCCCGCTGCTGGCCGCGAACCGCAAGGAGAACGACGCCGAGCACTCCTGGCACCTCGCTTTGATGACCCTGGTACTCGCCGAATACGCAGACGAACCCATCGACACAAGCAAGGTTCTCGCCCTCGTCGTACTCCACGACCTGGTAGAGATCTATGCTGGAGACACATTCCTGTACGACACAGCAGCTGCCGCCGACCAGGAGGCACGAGAGCAACAGGCGGCGGACAGGCTCTTCGCGCTCCTGCCCCCCGACCAACGGGACCACTTCCGGTCCTTGTGGGACGAGTTCGAGGAACGCAGCACGCCCGAAGCCCGTTTCGCCAAGGCCATGGACCGGCTCCAGCCCCTGCTGCTCAATTACGGAAACCGCGGCGGGACTTGGCGTACCCCGGGAGTCACCGAGAAGGACGTGCTCGCCCGCAAGTCCGTGATCAAGGATGCGTCCGCAGACCTCTGGCAATACGCACAGGACCTGATCCACACGGGAGCCGCCAACGGCTGGGTCCCCCGCGCCGATCCCAGCACCTGA
- the ggt gene encoding gamma-glutamyltransferase: MRRPVARNLTVLAVSAAVVSAGAAAPTAAQSRPAVPKTPVAVGYGGAVASVDPDASAAGIEVLRKGGNAVDAAVATAAALGVTEPYSAGIGGGGYFVYYDAESRTVRTIDGRETAPLSADEDLFTENGEPIPFADAVSSGLAVGTPGTPATWQTALDEWGSRKLSSVLKPAERLARHGFTVDETFRSQTAANEQRFRYFPDTAELFLPGGELPVVGSTFKNPDLARTYRELGREGVDAIYHGELGEDIVDTVGEPPVDPESGWYARPGDLTAKDLAAYETKLQAPTRTSYRGLNVYSIAPSSSGGTTVGEALNILERTDLSKASKARYLHRFIEASRIAFADRGRWVGDPAFEDVPTRELLSQRYADSRACLIKDDAVLTSPLAPGDPLNPAPCADGGTAAPTTYEGESTTHLTVADKWGNVVAYTLTIEQTGGSGITVPGRGFLLNNELTDFSFAPANPAVHDPNLPGPGKRPRSSIAPTIVLDQHHKPVVAVGSPGGATIITTVLQTLTGVIDRGLPLVDAIAAPRASQRNAARTDLEPGLCDSGLRAELEAIGHSFKRNPEIGAATGVQRLPNGKWLAAAEKERRGGGSAMVVRPVR, from the coding sequence ATGCGTCGCCCTGTCGCACGGAATCTGACGGTCCTGGCGGTGTCGGCCGCCGTGGTGTCGGCGGGGGCGGCGGCGCCAACCGCCGCGCAGAGCAGACCCGCCGTCCCCAAGACCCCGGTCGCCGTCGGGTACGGCGGCGCGGTCGCCAGCGTCGACCCGGACGCCTCCGCCGCCGGCATCGAGGTGCTGCGCAAGGGCGGCAACGCCGTCGACGCGGCCGTGGCCACCGCGGCCGCCCTCGGCGTCACCGAGCCCTACTCCGCCGGCATCGGCGGGGGCGGCTACTTCGTCTACTACGACGCCGAGTCACGTACCGTACGCACGATCGACGGCCGCGAGACCGCGCCGCTGAGCGCCGACGAGGACCTCTTCACGGAGAACGGCGAGCCCATCCCCTTCGCCGACGCCGTCAGCAGCGGCCTCGCCGTCGGCACCCCGGGCACGCCCGCCACCTGGCAGACCGCCCTGGACGAGTGGGGCAGCCGGAAGCTGTCCTCGGTGCTCAAGCCCGCCGAGCGCCTGGCCCGGCACGGCTTCACCGTCGACGAGACCTTCCGTTCCCAGACCGCCGCCAACGAGCAGCGGTTCCGCTACTTCCCGGACACCGCCGAACTCTTCCTCCCCGGCGGCGAACTCCCCGTCGTCGGCTCCACGTTCAAGAACCCGGACCTCGCGCGCACCTACCGGGAACTCGGCCGCGAGGGCGTCGACGCGATCTACCACGGCGAACTCGGCGAGGACATCGTCGACACCGTGGGCGAGCCGCCCGTCGACCCGGAGTCCGGCTGGTACGCCCGCCCCGGCGACCTCACCGCCAAGGACCTCGCGGCCTACGAGACCAAGCTCCAGGCGCCCACGCGCACTTCGTACCGCGGCCTGAACGTCTACTCCATCGCCCCCTCCTCCTCCGGCGGCACCACGGTCGGCGAGGCCCTCAACATCCTGGAGCGCACCGACCTCTCCAAGGCGAGCAAGGCCCGCTACCTGCACCGCTTCATCGAGGCGAGCCGCATCGCCTTCGCCGACCGCGGCCGCTGGGTCGGCGACCCGGCCTTCGAGGACGTACCGACGAGGGAGCTGCTGTCGCAGCGGTACGCCGACTCGCGCGCGTGTCTGATCAAGGACGACGCGGTCCTCACCAGCCCCCTCGCACCCGGAGACCCCCTGAACCCGGCACCCTGCGCGGACGGCGGCACGGCGGCGCCGACGACGTACGAGGGCGAGAGCACCACGCACCTGACCGTGGCCGACAAGTGGGGGAACGTCGTCGCCTACACGCTCACCATCGAGCAGACCGGCGGCAGCGGCATCACCGTGCCCGGCCGGGGCTTCCTGCTCAACAACGAGCTGACCGACTTCTCCTTCGCCCCCGCCAACCCGGCCGTCCACGACCCGAACCTGCCCGGCCCCGGCAAGCGCCCGCGCTCCTCCATCGCGCCGACGATCGTGCTGGACCAGCACCACAAGCCGGTCGTGGCCGTCGGTTCGCCCGGCGGCGCCACCATCATCACCACCGTGCTCCAGACGCTCACCGGCGTCATCGACCGCGGCCTGCCGCTCGTCGACGCGATCGCCGCCCCGCGCGCCAGCCAGCGCAACGCCGCCCGGACCGATCTCGAACCCGGGCTCTGCGACAGTGGCCTGCGGGCGGAACTGGAGGCCATCGGGCATTCCTTCAAACGCAACCCGGAGATCGGCGCGGCGACCGGCGTGCAGCGGCTGCCGAACGGCAAGTGGCTGGCCGCCGCGGAGAAGGAACGACGCGGCGGCGGGTCGGCGATGGTCGTCAGACCGGTGCGCTAA